One window from the genome of Hydractinia symbiolongicarpus strain clone_291-10 chromosome 1, HSymV2.1, whole genome shotgun sequence encodes:
- the LOC130657340 gene encoding kelch-like protein 20 has protein sequence MDEHDSLFINDSSHIFNVCEVLNIFRESGELCDVVLYTDEGMKLPAHKVVLSACSPYFRAMFTTNFIEAREPVIYLKHTDGYALRDMIDYFYSGKLTVNCYNVEEIIKLANVLQLKDLIEKCEVYLRRNMSPKNSLGLQAFAHQYSLKKLKEHAKRYSCWNFNDVKNEEEFLLLPLSCLKELIADDSLRAPSEDYIFEAVMKWILYDFNNRKSNLQQLLPHVRFPLMSPNYIRKSNIVQTLLDNFTIGASYIEEALKYQYQELTIENAILPKRFTPRASSQDIYVIGGWSNGQKLSTVQCFSVDTLKWTTVSNMNVAHVSKEDYFRVIVSNEENTCTNTDRLYFWCSNDSATDIYIAYRLIQVFNSWRQICAHKISAFAAYRHPLLILSAGTNQKVQGTDIFVETWEYSCSRVHVIILLENQSRANSA, from the exons ATGGATGAACATGACAGTTTGTTTATAAACGATAGTTCTCATATATTTAATGTTTGCgaagttttaaatatatttcgtGAAAGTGGAGAACTTTGCGATGTCGTACTTTACACCGACGAAGGTATGAAGTTGCCAGCACACAAAGTCGTACTGAGCGCTTGCTCACCATATTTTAGAGCCATGTTTACTACAAATTTTATAGAAGCCAGAGAACCGGTTATATATTTAAAGCATACTGATGGTTATGCTTTAAGAGATATGATTGATTATTTCTATTCAGGCAAATTGACTGTTAATTGTTACAATGTTGAAGAAATAATCAAGCTGGCAAATGTTTTGCAGTTAAAAGATTTAATTGAGAAATGTGAAGTGTATTTGCGACGGAATATGTCACCTAAAAATTCACTTGGGTTACAAGCTTTTGCTCATcaatattctttaaaaaaattgaaggaaCATGCCAAGCGTTACAGCTGTTGGAATTTCAATGATGTAAAGAATGAAGAGGAATTTCTTCTTTTGCCTTTAAGTTGCTTAAAAGAATTGATTGCAGATGATTCATTGAGAGCACCTTCTGAGGATTATATTTTCGAGGCTGTAATGAAAtggattttatatgattttaacaacagaaaaagtaatttacaaCAGCTGCTGCCACATGTTAGATTTCCTCTAATGAGTCCAAATTACATTCGAAAGAGTAATATAGTTCAAACTTTGTTGGATAACTTTACTATTGGAGCCAGTTACATTGAAGAAGCTTTGAAATATCAGTACCAAGAACTTACTATTGAAAATGCAATATTACCAAAACGCTTTACACCCAGGGCTTCTTCTCAGGATATTTATGTCATTGGCGGTTGGTCAAATGGTCAAAAATTGAGCACTGTCCAATGTTTTAGTGTAGATACCTTAAAATGGACAACAGTTAGTAACATGAATGTTGCACACGTGTCAAAAGAAGATTACTTCCGTGTCATAGTGTCCAATGAAGAAAACACATGCACAAAT ACCGACCGACTCTATTTTTGGTGCTCAAATGACTCTGCAACAGATATTT ACATAGCATATAGACTAATTCAAGTTTTTAATTCCTGGAGACAAATATGTGCTCATAAAATTAGT GcatttgcggcttatcggcaccctctccTAATACTCAGTGCAGGCACAAACCAAAAAGTGCAAGGAACTGACATTTTTGTGGAAACTTGGGAATATTCTTGCAGTCGGGTTCACGTCATAATTCTGCTTGAGAACCAATCACGGGCTA atagtGCATAA
- the LOC130657439 gene encoding kelch-like protein 20 has product MDEHDSLFINDSSHIFNVCEVLNIFRESGELCDVVLYTDEGMKLPAHKVVLSACSPYFRAMFTTNFIEAREPVIYLKHTDGYALRDMIDYFYSGKLTVNCYNVEEIIKLANVLQLKDLIEKCEVYLRRNMSPKNSLGLQAFAHQYSLKKLKEHAKRYSCWNFNDVKNEEEFLLLPLSCLKELIADDSLRAPSEDYIFEAVMKWILYDFNNRKSNLQQLLPHVRFPLMSPNYIRKSNIVQTLLDNFTIGASYIEEALKYQYQELTIENAILPKRFTPRASSQDIYVIGGWSNGQKLSTVQCFSVDTLKWTTVSNMNVAHVSKEDYFRVIVSNEENTCTNTDRLYFWCSNDSATDIYIAYRLIQVFNSWRQICAHKISAFAAYRHPLLILSAGTNQKVQGTDIFVETWEYSCSRVHVIILLENQSRASI; this is encoded by the exons ATGGATGAACATGACAGTTTGTTTATAAACGATAGTTCTCATATATTTAATGTTTGCgaagttttaaatatatttcgtGAAAGTGGAGAACTTTGCGATGTCGTACTTTACACCGACGAAGGTATGAAGTTGCCAGCACACAAAGTCGTACTGAGCGCTTGCTCACCATATTTTAGAGCCATGTTTACTACAAATTTTATAGAAGCCAGAGAACCGGTTATATATTTAAAGCATACTGATGGTTATGCTTTAAGAGATATGATTGATTATTTCTATTCAGGCAAATTGACTGTTAATTGTTACAATGTTGAAGAAATAATCAAGCTGGCAAATGTTTTGCAGTTAAAAGATTTAATTGAGAAATGTGAAGTGTATTTGCGACGGAATATGTCACCTAAAAATTCACTTGGGTTACAAGCTTTTGCTCATcaatattctttaaaaaaattgaaggaaCATGCCAAGCGTTACAGCTGTTGGAATTTCAATGATGTAAAGAATGAAGAGGAATTTCTTCTTTTGCCTTTAAGTTGCTTAAAAGAATTGATTGCAGATGATTCATTGAGAGCACCTTCTGAGGATTATATTTTCGAGGCTGTAATGAAAtggattttatatgattttaacaacagaaaaagtaatttacaaCAGCTGCTGCCACATGTTAGATTTCCTCTAATGAGTCCAAATTACATTCGAAAGAGTAATATAGTTCAAACTTTGTTGGATAACTTTACTATTGGAGCCAGTTACATTGAAGAAGCTTTGAAATATCAGTACCAAGAACTTACTATTGAAAATGCAATATTACCAAAACGCTTTACACCCAGGGCTTCTTCTCAGGATATTTATGTCATTGGCGGTTGGTCAAATGGTCAAAAATTGAGCACTGTCCAATGTTTTAGTGTAGATACCTTAAAATGGACAACAGTTAGTAACATGAATGTTGCACACGTGTCAAAAGAAGATTACTTCCGTGTCATAGTGTCCAATGAAGAAAACACATGCACAAAT ACCGACCGACTCTATTTTTGGTGCTCAAATGACTCTGCAACAGATATTT ACATAGCATATAGACTAATTCAAGTTTTTAATTCCTGGAGACAAATATGTGCTCATAAAATTAGT GcatttgcggcttatcggcaccctctccTAATACTCAGTGCAGGCACAAACCAAAAAGTGCAAGGAACTGACATTTTTGTGGAAACTTGGGAATATTCTTGCAGTCGGGTTCACGTCATAATTCTGCTTGAGAACCAATCACGGGCTAGTATTTAG